In Longibacter salinarum, a single window of DNA contains:
- a CDS encoding acyl-CoA dehydrogenase codes for MSEADVSRRTLPESPDALALLPMLYVAWADGVLTPAEISLLRDRIESIHDLPSVVREEVCPYLDPSNPPSPEAYDRWVQVLREHVEALPQDRRMTLAEVGLSIASAGGDGAAVSSSVRAALTDLEGAVGVDGPGMVRELREQRPEPATGDRVTRPARFDIEKLTRHLDGDRHDHIDHMRTLLSDPAFAYPPKLTTPEYREQVMEWLTILADQGLGALSYPEEYGGGGDMGDFIATFEALAMHDQSLVVKYGVQFGLFGGSVYRLGTQKHHERYLDGIGSLEIPGCFAMSELGHGSNVRDIQTTATYDPETETFIISTPSEAARKEWIGNAAVHGELAVVFAQLKTQGMHHGVHAFIVPIRTPSGEVMPDVRIEDCGEKMGLNGVDNGRLWFDDVRVPRENLLDRFGTVAADGTYDSPIPSSGKRFFTMLGTLVGGRISVARAGLMAAKSGLTIAVRYGNRRRQFGPKDQPEVPLLTYRTHQRRLLPRLAKTYAIDAALQNLTETYISRSIDEGLEDVEASANALKAYATRHTTDTLQEAREACGGQGYLHENRISTLMADTDVFTTFEGDNTVLLLQVAKGLLSDFQREFRDLNILGMVRFVAKDVLERLSETNPLTSSQTDPEHLRSRDFQMNALDYRADRLLQTAAQRLRARLNDDIDPFDAFIDVQDHLKTLAEAHAERVTLEAFIQENDTVEDESVRAVLDRLRSLFALHAIETDRGWFLEAGVLGSAKSKAIRTEVNRLCEEVRPDAEALVDAFAIPDASLAAPIGTGDRH; via the coding sequence ATGTCCGAGGCCGACGTATCGCGACGAACACTGCCCGAATCGCCGGATGCTCTTGCCCTGCTTCCCATGCTGTACGTGGCCTGGGCAGATGGTGTGCTCACCCCGGCGGAGATCTCGCTTTTGCGGGATCGGATCGAATCCATCCATGACCTGCCGTCCGTCGTGCGCGAGGAGGTGTGCCCCTATCTCGATCCGTCCAATCCGCCATCGCCTGAGGCCTACGATCGATGGGTTCAGGTGCTTCGAGAGCACGTGGAGGCGCTGCCCCAGGACCGGCGGATGACGCTCGCAGAAGTCGGTCTGTCCATAGCATCGGCTGGAGGCGACGGAGCAGCGGTTTCGTCGTCGGTGCGGGCTGCGCTAACGGACCTCGAGGGAGCCGTCGGAGTGGACGGCCCAGGGATGGTCCGTGAGCTCCGAGAACAGCGACCGGAGCCGGCAACCGGAGACCGCGTTACGCGTCCGGCCCGTTTCGACATCGAGAAGCTCACTCGACATCTGGACGGTGACCGACACGACCACATCGACCACATGCGGACGCTGCTGTCGGATCCCGCGTTCGCGTACCCACCGAAGCTGACCACGCCCGAGTATCGTGAGCAGGTCATGGAATGGCTTACCATTCTTGCGGATCAGGGCTTGGGAGCCCTCTCTTATCCGGAGGAATATGGTGGAGGAGGGGATATGGGCGATTTCATCGCGACGTTCGAAGCGCTCGCGATGCACGACCAAAGTCTGGTGGTAAAGTACGGTGTCCAGTTTGGACTCTTTGGCGGAAGCGTGTATCGGCTTGGGACGCAAAAGCACCATGAGCGGTATCTTGATGGCATCGGCTCGCTGGAGATTCCCGGTTGCTTCGCGATGAGCGAGCTTGGTCATGGTTCGAACGTCCGCGACATCCAGACGACGGCGACGTATGACCCGGAGACGGAGACGTTCATCATCTCCACGCCATCCGAGGCGGCGCGCAAGGAGTGGATCGGAAATGCAGCGGTGCACGGAGAGCTGGCTGTCGTCTTTGCCCAGCTGAAGACGCAGGGCATGCATCACGGCGTCCATGCGTTCATCGTGCCCATTCGTACGCCGTCGGGGGAGGTGATGCCCGATGTGCGCATCGAAGACTGTGGCGAAAAGATGGGGTTGAACGGTGTCGACAACGGTCGGCTCTGGTTCGACGACGTTCGGGTGCCACGGGAGAATCTCCTTGACCGGTTTGGTACGGTGGCAGCGGACGGGACGTACGACAGCCCGATTCCGAGTTCCGGGAAACGGTTCTTCACGATGCTCGGCACGCTCGTCGGCGGGCGGATCAGTGTCGCGCGAGCAGGCCTGATGGCCGCAAAATCTGGACTGACCATTGCCGTGCGATACGGAAATCGCCGCCGCCAATTTGGGCCCAAAGACCAGCCCGAGGTTCCGCTCCTAACGTACCGGACCCATCAGCGGCGCCTGCTTCCGCGTCTCGCCAAAACATATGCGATCGACGCTGCCCTCCAGAACCTGACCGAGACATACATTTCTCGTTCGATCGACGAGGGGCTTGAGGATGTCGAGGCGTCAGCGAACGCTCTAAAAGCGTACGCAACGCGGCATACGACCGATACCCTCCAGGAGGCAAGGGAAGCCTGTGGCGGGCAAGGCTACCTCCACGAAAATCGGATCTCGACCCTGATGGCCGACACCGACGTCTTCACGACGTTCGAGGGAGACAATACCGTCTTATTGCTCCAGGTCGCGAAGGGATTGCTGTCCGATTTTCAGCGCGAATTCCGGGACCTCAATATTCTGGGTATGGTCCGGTTTGTCGCGAAAGATGTTCTCGAGCGCCTGTCCGAGACGAATCCGCTTACGTCCAGTCAGACGGATCCGGAGCATCTGCGTAGTCGCGATTTCCAAATGAACGCACTGGACTATCGAGCCGATCGGTTGCTTCAGACCGCCGCGCAACGTCTCCGAGCTCGGCTGAATGATGACATAGATCCATTCGACGCGTTCATCGACGTGCAGGATCATCTCAAAACTCTGGCGGAGGCCCACGCGGAACGGGTTACCCTCGAGGCCTTCATTCAGGAAAACGACACGGTAGAAGATGAGAGTGTACGTGCCGTGCTCGATCGTCTTCGGAGCCTGTTTGCTCTTCATGCGATCGAGACCGATCGCGGCTGGTTCCTCGAGGCTGGTGTCCTGGGAAGTGCAAAGTCGAAAGCCATTCGAACGGAGGTCAACCGACTCTGCGAAGAGGTGCGTCCGGACGCCGAAGCGCTGGTCGATGCGTTTGCGATCCCCGATGCCTCTCTCGCCGCGCCCATTGGTACCGGCGATCGTCACTAA
- a CDS encoding M16 family metallopeptidase produces MSRTAVLLICLIAAVSLVFRPASASTPPSIESNEGPHPQRTTVLDNGVRVTLTPYDTDGRATVRFVIEAGTAYESQSEAGLADVTARWLRLQSTSDAPGEMAVDVTVTSDAMVFSSDVAASAAPVAIRRMRQLVNTSLDDISERSALDSARTHAAQVLTHSPSPQADARQQLRRTMYQDETYGRPLPSQAQIRGFTGADVASFIRRHVAPDRASLYVTGSFRPSDAIESARKHLGTWKGTASGLPLQVTTGPGGDVTVIDRPNRSQVAVAIGTPTVAPGHTDYAALQVATTLIGGGHTSRLAQSTSLASTSSPYSLLVPHRETTYWTAVVATRPTQTRPAVQTVRAILEELRNTAPDSSSVYRAQTVLVDRFLMQSSTRDGLADQMMFLNRHGLDESYFLKYQARIRSVRPQDVQRVVRQYLAPSDLSIVLTGPARLIQPQIAPVRRQMP; encoded by the coding sequence ATGTCCCGGACTGCCGTTCTCCTGATCTGCCTGATTGCCGCGGTTTCCCTCGTTTTCCGACCCGCGTCGGCATCGACTCCTCCCTCGATTGAATCGAACGAGGGGCCGCATCCACAACGTACCACCGTACTTGACAACGGTGTTCGCGTGACGCTTACGCCGTACGATACCGACGGTCGCGCCACGGTGCGATTCGTCATTGAAGCTGGAACGGCGTACGAATCGCAGTCTGAGGCGGGCCTCGCCGATGTGACGGCGCGTTGGCTTCGTTTACAGAGCACCTCCGACGCGCCAGGTGAAATGGCTGTTGACGTAACGGTGACATCGGATGCGATGGTCTTTTCGTCCGATGTCGCAGCGTCCGCTGCTCCGGTGGCCATCCGTCGCATGCGGCAACTTGTCAACACATCGCTGGACGATATTTCGGAACGTTCTGCGCTTGACTCCGCACGGACGCACGCCGCACAAGTCCTCACCCACTCCCCTTCGCCACAGGCCGATGCGCGGCAGCAACTTCGTCGCACGATGTATCAGGACGAAACATACGGGCGCCCGCTGCCATCACAGGCGCAGATTCGCGGCTTCACGGGCGCCGACGTCGCATCATTCATTCGCCGGCATGTCGCACCCGATCGCGCGTCCCTGTACGTCACCGGCTCTTTTCGTCCCTCGGATGCGATCGAGAGTGCACGGAAACACCTGGGCACGTGGAAAGGAACCGCGTCCGGCCTTCCGCTCCAGGTTACTACTGGGCCTGGAGGCGACGTGACAGTCATTGATCGCCCCAACCGGTCACAAGTGGCTGTTGCCATTGGCACACCGACGGTCGCGCCCGGCCACACAGATTACGCTGCCCTACAGGTGGCCACCACACTCATCGGAGGCGGCCACACATCTCGCCTCGCACAGTCGACATCGCTCGCCTCCACCTCCTCCCCGTACAGCCTGCTCGTTCCGCACCGGGAGACAACGTACTGGACCGCGGTCGTAGCAACCCGGCCAACGCAGACTCGCCCGGCGGTGCAAACGGTTCGAGCAATCCTGGAAGAGCTCCGCAATACCGCTCCGGACAGCTCGTCGGTCTACCGGGCACAAACCGTTCTGGTTGACCGCTTTCTCATGCAGAGCTCCACTCGTGATGGGTTGGCTGACCAGATGATGTTTTTGAACCGACACGGCCTCGACGAGTCGTACTTTCTGAAGTATCAGGCGCGTATTCGCAGCGTCCGTCCGCAGGACGTACAGCGCGTCGTCCGGCAATATCTTGCCCCATCCGACTTGTCCATCGTTCTGACCGGCCCGGCTCGTCTCATTCAGCCGCAAATTGCACCGGTACGGCGCCAGATGCCCTAG
- the hemE gene encoding uroporphyrinogen decarboxylase, translated as MPDFPPLQNDLILRVARGESTRRTPVWMMRQAGRYLPEYQAVRAEHEFFDVVGTPELAAEVTIQPIDRFDLDAAIIFSDILVIPQALGLEVQMVKGKGPHFPNPVREPSELSRLTDDPDVHEELGHVYDALTLTRKELNGRVPLIGFSGAPWTLMGYMIEGGGSKNYKKARAWLYEAPEAAHRLLQKTTDVIIEYLIGQVDAGAQMLQVFDSWAGLLGPKTFRTFALPYLKQIAEGVKEAHPEVPLVVFAKGAHYALEDLVETEYDVIGLDWTMDPKAARLVVGERVTLQGNLDPCMLYGDEETIRRAVQDMLAGFGSHRHIANLGHGMHPDHDPEHARVFVDSVHEVSEQMRHV; from the coding sequence ATGCCTGACTTTCCACCATTGCAGAACGACCTCATTTTGCGTGTGGCTCGCGGCGAGTCCACTCGTCGAACTCCCGTCTGGATGATGCGGCAGGCCGGACGATATTTGCCCGAGTATCAGGCGGTCCGCGCCGAACATGAGTTCTTCGACGTGGTCGGGACGCCAGAGCTAGCGGCGGAGGTCACCATTCAGCCGATCGATCGGTTCGACCTGGATGCTGCGATTATATTTTCGGACATCCTGGTGATTCCGCAGGCACTCGGGCTCGAGGTCCAGATGGTCAAAGGGAAAGGACCACATTTCCCGAACCCGGTGCGCGAACCGTCGGAGCTGTCGCGCCTCACGGACGATCCGGATGTCCACGAGGAGCTTGGGCATGTGTACGATGCCCTAACACTGACGAGGAAAGAACTGAACGGTCGTGTACCGCTCATCGGATTCAGTGGCGCGCCGTGGACCCTCATGGGGTACATGATCGAGGGCGGTGGGAGCAAGAATTATAAGAAGGCGCGGGCCTGGTTGTATGAAGCTCCGGAGGCGGCACACCGGCTTCTGCAAAAGACGACGGACGTCATTATCGAGTATCTGATCGGGCAGGTCGACGCCGGTGCGCAGATGCTGCAGGTGTTCGACTCCTGGGCAGGCCTTCTCGGACCGAAAACGTTCAGAACATTTGCTCTGCCCTACCTGAAGCAGATCGCCGAAGGAGTCAAAGAGGCGCATCCGGAGGTTCCACTCGTCGTCTTCGCCAAGGGCGCGCACTACGCTCTCGAAGACCTCGTCGAGACGGAGTATGATGTGATCGGTCTTGACTGGACGATGGATCCGAAGGCGGCCCGGCTGGTCGTTGGTGAGCGGGTGACGCTGCAGGGCAATCTGGATCCGTGCATGCTCTACGGCGACGAGGAGACGATTCGGCGCGCCGTTCAGGATATGCTCGCCGGTTTCGGGTCCCATCGCCACATCGCCAACCTTGGACACGGCATGCATCCAGATCACGATCCTGAGCACGCCCGCGTTTTCGTCGACAGTGTGCACGAGGTGTCCGAACAAATGCGCCACGTCTAA